One Agrococcus jenensis genomic region harbors:
- a CDS encoding esterase/lipase family protein — protein MSAQRPRPSARLMPGEALVWAGDYRFAAMQHVRSWFDRRPPSLTGPADARVHVVLVPGVVERWHFMEPLAKHLVHAGHAVHFVPELDRNLAPVLESAPIVRDVVDRVAAEHPHARIVLVGHSKGGLIGKRVLVDRALEPDEPQPDGLVALATPFAGSARARFIPGTWVRELDASSEVLLALAAERVADARIRVILPRIDPHIPGNEIPEGMQGVRLRASGHFRPLATREAAEAVLDAIRALTSDARPEPGAELREAVRDTADDAEPGGADR, from the coding sequence ATGAGCGCGCAGCGCCCGCGGCCGAGCGCGCGGCTCATGCCCGGGGAGGCCCTCGTCTGGGCGGGGGACTACCGCTTCGCGGCGATGCAGCACGTGCGCTCGTGGTTCGACCGCCGGCCGCCGTCGCTCACCGGTCCTGCGGATGCGCGCGTCCACGTCGTGCTCGTGCCCGGCGTCGTCGAGCGGTGGCACTTCATGGAGCCGCTCGCGAAGCACCTCGTGCACGCGGGGCACGCGGTGCACTTCGTGCCGGAGCTCGACCGCAACCTCGCGCCGGTGCTCGAGTCGGCGCCGATCGTGCGCGACGTGGTCGACCGCGTCGCCGCCGAGCATCCGCACGCCAGGATCGTGCTCGTCGGCCACTCGAAGGGCGGCCTCATCGGCAAGCGCGTGCTCGTCGACCGCGCCCTCGAGCCCGACGAGCCGCAGCCCGACGGGCTCGTCGCGCTCGCCACCCCCTTCGCCGGCTCGGCGCGGGCGCGCTTCATCCCGGGCACGTGGGTGCGCGAGCTCGACGCGTCGAGCGAGGTGCTGCTCGCGCTCGCCGCGGAGCGCGTCGCGGATGCGCGCATCCGCGTGATCCTGCCGCGCATCGACCCGCACATCCCGGGCAACGAGATCCCGGAGGGGATGCAGGGCGTGCGGCTGCGCGCGAGCGGCCACTTCCGGCCGCTCGCCACCCGGGAGGCGGCCGAGGCCGTGCTCGACGCGATCCGCGCGCTCACGAGCGACGCGCGGCCGGAGCCCGGAGCGGAGCTGCGCGAGGCGGTGCGCGACACGGCGGACGACGCCGAGCCCGGCGGGGCCGACCGCTAG
- a CDS encoding MFS transporter translates to MSRSEAVGERADRSLWRDGNFLTLWSGQALAQLGSQVAELAIPVLAVLLLGASELEVGFLNAAGVAAFLVVGLPAGAWIDRMRKRRVMIWADAVRAVALGVVPLLWWAGLLEMWHLYAVALVVGVATVFFDVSYQSLIPSLVRPGQIAEANGKLEATYQVANIGGPAVGGWLIGIVAAPFAILATVGTYVASFVALLLTRDHEEPRAADDRGPILQEIGEGLRWVFGNRLLRRIVTTTAVFNLSSTLSFTLLPIFLLRELGLSPAAMGVIFSLGAIGGLAGAVATPHIVRRIGEARAIPASGIAFSVVACLLPLAATFPAVAFPLLVAQSFVASFTVLLYNITQLTFRQRITPTRLLGRMNASIRFCVWGVMPIAALAAGVLGTWLGVVPTMWIGAVGQVVSALFVVIGPFWALRELPDAAA, encoded by the coding sequence ATGTCTCGATCGGAAGCCGTCGGGGAGCGCGCGGACCGCTCGCTCTGGCGCGACGGCAACTTCCTCACCCTCTGGAGCGGCCAGGCGCTCGCGCAGCTCGGATCGCAGGTCGCCGAGCTCGCGATCCCGGTGCTCGCGGTGCTGCTGCTCGGCGCGAGCGAGCTCGAGGTCGGGTTCCTGAACGCCGCGGGCGTCGCCGCGTTCCTCGTCGTCGGGCTGCCCGCGGGCGCCTGGATCGACCGCATGCGCAAGCGCCGGGTGATGATCTGGGCGGATGCCGTGCGCGCGGTCGCGCTCGGCGTCGTGCCGCTGCTGTGGTGGGCCGGCCTGCTCGAGATGTGGCACCTCTACGCCGTCGCGCTCGTGGTCGGGGTCGCCACCGTCTTCTTCGACGTGTCGTACCAGAGCCTCATCCCGTCGCTCGTCCGGCCCGGCCAGATCGCCGAGGCGAACGGCAAGCTCGAGGCGACCTACCAGGTGGCGAACATCGGCGGTCCCGCGGTCGGCGGCTGGCTCATCGGCATCGTCGCCGCGCCGTTCGCGATCCTCGCCACGGTCGGCACCTACGTCGCATCGTTCGTCGCGCTGCTGCTCACGCGCGACCACGAGGAGCCGCGCGCCGCCGACGACCGCGGGCCGATCCTGCAGGAGATCGGCGAGGGCCTGCGCTGGGTGTTCGGCAACCGGCTGCTGCGCCGCATCGTCACGACGACCGCCGTCTTCAACCTCTCGAGCACGCTGTCGTTCACCCTGCTGCCCATCTTCCTGCTGCGCGAGCTCGGGCTCAGCCCCGCCGCGATGGGTGTGATCTTCTCGCTCGGGGCGATCGGCGGGCTCGCCGGCGCGGTCGCGACGCCCCACATCGTGCGCCGCATCGGCGAGGCGCGCGCCATCCCGGCGAGCGGGATCGCGTTCAGCGTCGTCGCGTGCCTGCTGCCGCTCGCGGCCACGTTCCCGGCGGTCGCGTTCCCGCTGCTCGTGGCGCAGTCCTTCGTCGCGAGCTTCACCGTGCTGCTCTACAACATCACGCAGCTCACCTTCCGCCAGCGCATCACGCCCACCCGGCTGCTCGGCCGCATGAACGCCTCCATCCGCTTCTGCGTCTGGGGCGTGATGCCGATCGCGGCGCTCGCGGCGGGCGTGCTCGGCACCTGGCTCGGCGTCGTCCCGACCATGTGGATCGGCGCGGTCGGGCAGGTGGTCTCGGCGCTGTTCGTCGTCATCGGCCCGTTCTGGGCGCTCCGCGAGCTGCCCGACGCGGCGGCCTGA
- a CDS encoding winged helix-turn-helix domain-containing protein, which yields MGDDRIELRADDPDARAQAMARALSSPLRLRALRLCAFESRTNKELAELLGVNPGTMLHHVRTLVQTGFLAAEPERAGAGGAREVPYRATGLSWRTSMPEGSPVLVETFLQQIEGLAPDQLDATWMGLKIDDAHREEFERRLLALLDEFKERGPDPDGTTLGFFAALYADRNPPSVRG from the coding sequence ATGGGCGACGACCGGATCGAGCTGCGGGCCGACGATCCCGACGCTCGCGCGCAGGCGATGGCGCGGGCCCTCAGCTCGCCGCTGCGGCTCCGAGCGCTGCGGCTGTGCGCGTTCGAGTCGCGCACGAACAAGGAGCTCGCCGAGCTGCTGGGCGTCAACCCCGGCACGATGCTCCACCACGTGCGCACGCTCGTGCAGACCGGCTTCCTCGCGGCCGAGCCCGAGCGCGCCGGCGCCGGCGGTGCGCGCGAGGTGCCCTACCGCGCGACCGGGCTCTCGTGGCGCACGTCGATGCCCGAGGGCTCCCCCGTGCTCGTCGAGACGTTCCTGCAGCAGATCGAGGGGCTCGCGCCCGACCAGCTCGACGCGACCTGGATGGGGCTGAAGATCGACGACGCGCACCGCGAGGAGTTCGAGCGGCGGCTGCTCGCGCTGCTCGACGAGTTCAAGGAGCGCGGTCCCGACCCCGACGGCACGACGCTCGGCTTCTTCGCCGCGCTCTACGCCGACCGCAACCCGCCCTCGGTGCGCGGCTGA
- a CDS encoding endonuclease/exonuclease/phosphatase family protein has product MLAILGWLLAIVIAACLLIAAWPQALGLEQAPVVAQVVSMRIGVVGIALVLAIVFLCFVGWRRVRPFVLGVVSMLLVFALVSGGVHASRGLDDGQTIDGDGGDLVVLTWNTLGDEPGAEEVARIIDETGADVVMLPETTLPLGVGVAELLRERGNPFWVHTTDYSPSYGALNTTLLISAALGEYTTDGSVGGTRTLPTVVARPDDGEGPVLVSTHPVAPVPQQMRNWRADLEFVAGLCDGSSSVVMAGDFNSTLDHWASLGVDGGDLGTCRDAASAVGAGAVGSWPTWAPSWLGAQIDHVVATPDWEPVAARVLTGLDSAGTDHRPVLVQLRRTG; this is encoded by the coding sequence GTGCTCGCGATCCTCGGTTGGCTGCTCGCCATCGTCATCGCGGCGTGCCTGCTGATCGCCGCGTGGCCGCAGGCGCTCGGCCTCGAGCAGGCGCCGGTCGTCGCCCAGGTCGTGTCGATGCGGATCGGCGTGGTCGGCATCGCGCTCGTGCTGGCGATCGTCTTCCTCTGCTTCGTCGGCTGGCGGCGCGTGCGGCCCTTCGTGCTCGGCGTCGTCTCGATGCTGCTCGTCTTCGCGCTCGTCTCCGGCGGCGTCCACGCATCCCGCGGTCTCGATGACGGCCAGACGATCGACGGCGACGGGGGCGACCTCGTGGTGCTCACCTGGAACACGCTCGGCGACGAGCCGGGCGCCGAGGAGGTCGCGCGCATCATCGACGAGACCGGGGCGGATGTCGTGATGCTGCCCGAGACGACGCTGCCGCTCGGCGTCGGGGTCGCGGAGCTGCTGCGCGAGCGCGGCAACCCGTTCTGGGTGCACACGACCGACTACTCCCCCTCGTACGGCGCGCTCAACACGACGCTGCTCATCTCGGCGGCGCTCGGCGAGTACACGACCGACGGCTCCGTCGGCGGCACGCGCACGCTGCCCACCGTCGTCGCGCGACCGGACGACGGCGAGGGCCCCGTGCTCGTGTCGACGCACCCGGTCGCGCCCGTGCCGCAGCAGATGCGCAACTGGCGCGCCGACCTCGAGTTCGTCGCGGGTCTCTGCGACGGCTCGTCCTCGGTCGTGATGGCGGGCGACTTCAACTCCACGCTCGACCACTGGGCCTCGCTCGGCGTCGACGGCGGCGACCTCGGCACGTGCCGCGACGCGGCGAGCGCGGTCGGCGCGGGCGCGGTCGGCAGCTGGCCGACGTGGGCGCCGTCGTGGCTCGGCGCGCAGATCGACCACGTCGTCGCCACGCCCGACTGGGAGCCGGTCGCCGCGCGGGTGCTCACCGGGCTCGACAGCGCCGGCACCGACCACCGGCCGGTCCTCGTGCAGCTGCGGAGGACCGGCTAG
- a CDS encoding alpha/beta fold hydrolase: MHVPTPAGLAEWREVADTAVDGAVASHVDGDHVLLLRRWRREGAPIVLLVHGIGMGQQYFGLLREALSAELDVIALDLPGFGSSPEPAESMPMPELADFVADALRGIVGEPVIALGHSMGTQVVAELAARHPEVVDRVVLIAPTVNPRERSGWQQAWRLLQDLANDPPIVALVGARMYAQTGLRWYLRKLRSMLAHDLRDVLPRVLQPTLVIRGEEDRVVPEDWAAEVCGLLPDAELRIARGKGHEAMVTGAEPVARMVMEFAA; the protein is encoded by the coding sequence ATGCATGTGCCGACCCCCGCTGGCCTCGCCGAGTGGCGCGAGGTCGCCGACACCGCGGTCGACGGCGCCGTCGCCTCCCACGTGGACGGCGATCACGTGCTGCTGCTGCGCCGCTGGCGGCGCGAGGGAGCGCCGATCGTGCTGCTCGTGCACGGGATCGGCATGGGGCAGCAGTACTTCGGGCTGCTGCGCGAGGCGCTCTCGGCCGAGCTCGACGTCATCGCCCTCGACCTCCCCGGCTTCGGGTCGTCGCCGGAGCCGGCCGAGAGCATGCCGATGCCGGAGCTCGCCGACTTCGTCGCCGACGCCCTGCGCGGCATCGTCGGCGAGCCGGTGATCGCGCTCGGCCACTCGATGGGCACCCAGGTGGTCGCCGAGCTCGCCGCGCGGCACCCCGAGGTCGTCGACCGCGTCGTGCTCATCGCGCCCACCGTCAACCCGCGCGAGCGCAGCGGCTGGCAGCAGGCGTGGCGGCTGCTGCAGGACCTCGCGAACGACCCGCCCATCGTCGCGCTCGTCGGCGCGCGCATGTACGCCCAGACCGGGCTGCGCTGGTACCTGCGGAAGCTGCGGTCGATGCTCGCGCACGACCTGCGCGACGTGCTGCCGCGCGTGCTCCAGCCGACGCTCGTCATCCGCGGCGAGGAGGACAGGGTCGTGCCGGAGGACTGGGCCGCCGAGGTGTGCGGCCTGCTGCCGGACGCCGAGCTGCGGATCGCGCGCGGCAAGGGCCACGAGGCGATGGTGACCGGCGCCGAGCCGGTCGCGCGCATGGTGATGGAGTTCGCGGCATGA